Part of the Methanolobus chelungpuianus genome is shown below.
GTTATAGGCAAAGTCAAAATATCACTTCCTATATTATACATGCAAATATCATACGCGCATTCAAACACCCAATCATCCGCAAAGGTAAAAACCATGGTCTCAAGTCGTTTCATAATAACAGTAATAGGTATCGATAAGGTCGGTATAGTTGCAGGCATCACCAGGGTCATGGCGGACTTCAACGTCAATATCGTTGACATCAGCCAGACCATCATGCAGGATCTCTTCACGATGATAATGCTCGCAGAGATAAAAGAAGAGAACTTCGACCTCTCCTCCTTCCAGAAAGCCATGGCGGGCAAGGGTCACGAGTTTGGTGTCGAGGTCAAGGTGCAGCACGAGGACACCTTCCGCTTCATGCACAGGATATAAGCGGAGGCCTTCCAATGCTCATCCATCCCGAAGAGATCCTCGAGACCATTAAAATGGTCACCAACGAGAACCTGGATATCAGGACCGTCACCATGGGCATAAGCCTGCGCGACTGCAGCCATCCCGATATCGATACCCTTAACGAGAACATCTACAGGAAGATAACTACCTGCGCAAAGGACCTCGTGAAGACCACCGACGACGTGCAGAACCTGTATGGCATTCCCATCATCAACAAAAGGATATCCGTCACGCCAATAGCCATAGTTGCGGAAAGCTGCAATGAGCCGGATCTCACATCCGTTGCCATGACCCTTGACAGGGCCGCCCATGATGTGGGCATCGACTTCATCGGCGGCTTCAGTGCCCTTGTTCAAAAAGGCATGACCCCGGGAGACCTGCGGCTCATCAACTCCGTCCCGAAGGCCCTGGCGAGCACAAAGAAGGTCTGCTCGTCCATCAATGTCGCAACAACGAAGGCCGGGATA
Proteins encoded:
- a CDS encoding ACT domain-containing protein; amino-acid sequence: MVSSRFIITVIGIDKVGIVAGITRVMADFNVNIVDISQTIMQDLFTMIMLAEIKEENFDLSSFQKAMAGKGHEFGVEVKVQHEDTFRFMHRI